The Sander vitreus isolate 19-12246 chromosome 5, sanVit1, whole genome shotgun sequence genome includes a region encoding these proteins:
- the serpind1 gene encoding heparin cofactor 2, whose amino-acid sequence MSILSASAFSMWVITVMSVACLLVSPSLAGIKDLSSHFTDPELEPRGFEPGGAVDIEAIPLEFHKENTVTNDLVLDGFEDEDYIDFDKILALGSDDYIEGDEIDEIATPAPDIDIFAEPSDPKIRRARLLRLFHSRSRLQRLNIVNAHFGFNLYRSLRNDVNQSDNILLAPAGISVAMGMMALGTGPETHDQLYKVLGFAEFVNASHHYNNTTVHKLFRKLTHRLFRRNFGYTLRSVNDVYIKKDVAVKDTFRAETKAYYFAEPQSVDFRDPAFLDKANRRILKQTKGLIKEPLKSVDPNMVLMLLNYLYFKGTWEQKFPKELTHYRNFRVNEKTNVRVPMMTNKGNYLAAADHELECDILQLPYTGKISMLIALPRKITGMRTLEQEISPTVVNKWLKNMTNRTREVVLPRFKLEQNYDLIANLKEMGLTDLFQESGDFSGMTSERVSMNWLKHQGTITVNEEGTEAAALTQVGFMPLSSQIRFTVDHPFLFLIYEHRTDCLVFMGRVVNPSQN is encoded by the exons ATGTCTATTCTCTCTGCCTCAGCCTTCAGCATGTGGGTCATCACCGTCATGTCTGTGGCCTGTCTGCTGGTCAGTCCATCCCTGGCTGGGATTAAAGACCTCAGCTCTCACTTCACTGACCCTGAACTGGAACCCAGAGGCTTTGAGCCAGGGGGGGCAGTGGATATAGAGGCCATCCCCTTGGAGTTCCACAAAGAAAACACTGTTACTAATGACCTAGTTTTGGATGGCTTTGAGGATGAAGATTATATTGATTTTGATAAAATCCTGGCTTTGGGCAGTGACGACTACAT TGAAGGGGATGAGATAGATGAGATCGCCACACCAGCCCCGGACATTGACATCTTTGCCGAACCCTCTGACCCAAAGATCCGCCGTGCCAGACTCCTACGGCTGTTCCATAGTCGGTCTCGCCTCCAACGCCTCAACATTGTTAATGCCCATTTCGGTTTCAACCTCTATCGAAGTCTTCGTAACGACGTCAACCAGAGTGACAACATCCTGCTAGCACCTGCTGGAATCTCTGTCGCTATGGGGATGATGGCTCTAGGGACAGGACCTGAAACCCATGATCAGCTCTATAAAGTTCTGGGTTTCGCAGAGTTTGTTAATGCTAGCCATCACTACAACAACACAACAGTGCATAAGCTCTTCAGGAAGCTGACGCACAGGCTCTTCAGGAGGAACTTTGGTTACACACTACGCTCTGTAAACGATGTCTACATAAAAAAGGATGTCGCAGTGAAAGATACTTTCCGTGCAGAGACAAAGGCTTATTACTTTGCAGAGCCGCAGTCAGTGGACTTCCGGGACCCTGCCTTTCTGGACAAGGCCAACCGTCGCATCCTAAAGCAGACCAAAGGGCTGATTAAGGAACCACTCAAGAGTGTGGACCCAAATATGGTACTGATGCTGCTCAACTACCTGTACTTCAAAG GTACATGGGAACAAAAATTCCCCAAAGAATTGACTCATTATCGCAACTTTCGAGTTAACGAAAAGACAAATGTACGCGTGCCAATGATGACCAACAAGGGGAACTATCTGGCTGCTGCCGACCACGAACTAGAGTGTGACATCCTACAG CTCCCTTACACAGGAAAAATCAGCATGCTTATTGCCTTGCCTAGGAAGATCACTGGCATGAGGACCCTGGAGCAGGAGATCTCTCCCACTGTTGTCAACAAGTGGCtcaaaaacatgacaaacag GACTCGAGAGGTGGTGTTACCTCGGTTTAAACTGGAGCAGAACTATGACTTGATTGCAAATTTGAAAGAGATGGGCCTCACTGACTTATTCCAGGAGAGTGGAGATTTCTCTGGAATGACCTCTGAAAGGGTTTCCATGAACTGG CTGAAGCACCAGGGGACCATCACGGTGAATGAAGAGGGCACTGAGGCTGCTGCTCTGACCCAGGTCGGCTTCATGCCCCTCTCCTCTCAGATCCGCTTCACTGTGGACCATCCCTTCCTCTTCCTGATCTATGAGCACCGCACAGACTGCCTCGTGTTCATGGGCCGGGTGGTCAATCCTTCACAGAACTAA
- the snap29 gene encoding synaptosomal-associated protein 29: MAYPKSHNPFADDDDETDFRPKSRGFDDDTSDSGMSDAERRQRYLQHEVMRTAKSAVDSSHRSLGLIYESEKMGVETAEELMRQGEVLKRADKMMDNMDQDLKTSQKHINSIKSVWGGLVNYFKAKPETKPPPEEPKARQVNDRLQNAMSSSRECEDKYQASHPNLRKLDTEGFGASASIGDNSSGQNGYTVNRHLREAHQTLDNNLDEMCSGLSRLKNLGLGLQSEIEDQDDSIDSLMNKVDKMDLKIHNTNQQIKNLK, translated from the exons ATGGCCTACCCTAAATCCCACAACCCGTTTGCAGATGATGACGATGAGACAGATTTTAGGCCTAAAAGTCGGGGGTTCGATGATGACACCAGTGACAGTGGGATGAGTGAtgcagagaggagacagaggtaCCTCCAGCATGAAGTGATGCGTACAGCTAAGTCTGCTGTGGACAGCAGTCACCGTTCCCTCGGCCTCATCTATGAATCAGAGAAGATGGGTGTGGAAACTGCAGAG GAGCTGATGCGACAGGGTGAGGTTTTGAAGAGGGCTGACAAGATGATGGACAACATGGATCAGGACCTGAAGACCAGTCAGAAGCACATTAACAGTATCAAGAGTGTGTGGGGTGGCCTTGTCAATTACTTCAAGGCCAAGCCAGAGACAAAACCACCACCTGAGGAGCCAAAGGCCCGCCAGGTCAACGACAG ATTACAGAATGCCATGTCCAGCAGCAGAGAATGTGAAGATAAATACCAAGCCAGCCACCCCAATCTAAGAAAGTTGGATACAGAAG GATTTGGAGCTTCTGCATCAATAGGTGACAACTCATCTGGACAGAATGGATACACTGTGAACAGACACCTTAGGGAGGCTCACCAGACTCTCGACAACAATTTag ATGAGATGTGCAGTGGCTTGAGTAGACTGAAGAACCTAGGCCTTGGTCTCCAGTCTGAAATTGAAGACCAGGACGACTCCATTGATTCTCTGATGAATAAAGTGGACAAGATGGATCTCAAGATCCACAACACGAACCAACAGATTAAAAACCTCaagtaa